A region of the Campylobacter cuniculorum DSM 23162 = LMG 24588 genome:
GGGCATAGCACCACATTTGCTAAGCCCATTAATGGTCACAGATCTTTGTAAAGCATCTTCGCTTATGCTTGCAAAAGCATCAAATGCGACATTATCATAGCGGAGCTTTTCATACATTTCATCGCTTAAAACCATTATTTTTGTGCCTTCTAAAACCTTTGCTAAGGCTTGAAGCTCTTCTTTAGAATAAATAGAACCGACAGGATTTGAAGGTGAATTTAAGATGAGAAGTTTGGTTTGAGCTGTGATGGCCTTTTCAAGTTGTTTTGCTGTAATTTTGAAACCATTTTCCTCCAAACCTTCAATAAAAACGGGCACCCCTTCAGCAAATTTAACCATTTCGGGATAACTCACCCAATAAGGACTAGGGATTATGACTTCATCGCCTTTTTCAACCAAACATTCAATGCATTCAAACAAAGAATGTTTAGCACCAACATTTGTTATGATTTCTTTAAGTTCATAATCAAGCCCATTGTCTTTTTTAAGCTTATTTTGCACCGCTTTTAAAACTTCATTGATACCAGCAACTGCTGTGTATTTACCGCAACCCTTTTCTATGGCTTTAATGGCTGCATTTTTAATGATTTGAGGAGTATCAAAATCAGGTTCGCCTGCTGAAAAACTGATGATATTCTCACCTTTGGCTTTAAGCTCATTAGCAAGAGCTGTGATGGCTAGAGTTATGGATTCTTCTAAAACTTGCGACCTTTTGCTTAACATGTTTTTCTCCTTAAAAATTTTTCTTATCATTTTAGCTAAAATTCTTAAATTTTTGACTTTTATTTTCAATTTATTTGGTTTAAAGAGTGATAGAATAGGAAATTTTAAAATTCGCAACTAGGTTTTTAAATTCTTAAATATATTTCTTATTTAAGAATTAAAATTTTTATCCTTATAAACAATCATACATAATTTAACAAAACATATATTTTAAAAAATCTTTTGTTAATGAAAAAATACGGGTATAAATTCATTGTAATTTGAAATATGAATTTTTATGATTTTATAAAATTGTAGAAATTTGTATATAAATTATATTTTTATTAAAAATTATAATTTATATTTTAAAACATTCAATACACTTAAAATAATAAAAATCTTATTTAATGGTGCGGTTAGCGAGATTTGAACTCGCACACGCAAGGCGCACCACCCCCTCAAGATGGCGTGTCTACCAATTCCACCATAACCGCATAAGCCTCCGATTTAGAGGCTTTTTATTAATAATTGAGGATTTTACAAATAAGGATTTGCATAAAGAGCTATCAAAGCTATAACAAGTGCGTAAATAACTTGTGCTTCAATCATCGCTAAAGCGATAAACATTGTAGTCATTAATTTTGCACCAAGACCCGGATTTCTAGCAGTTCCTGCTATAGTTGCTGCTGCAGTATTTCCCATACCGATAGCTCCACCAAGTGCAGCAACACCAAGTCCAATTCCTGCGGCTAAGACAGAAAAAGCCTTAATCCAACCATTAATAACATCTTGTTCTGCAGCAAAAGCCACAGCCACAAAAGCTAATAATAAAAAAGTAATTTTTTTCATTGTAAAACCTTAAATGTTTATTTTGTTTTAAATCAGTTCGGCTTGCGTATCCCTACTTAAGATTTAAAATCAATGAGCAAATTTTAACAAAATTAACTTTATTTTTATTGAAAAATTTACAAATTTTCACATTTTAAGCAATAATTACAAATTTTATCATAGAAATTGATAGAAATTTTAGTTAAAAATTGCTTTAATATAAAATATTTAATTAAAAATTAAGGTTGCAGCATTGAATTCAAAATTTTCAAAAATCGGTTTTATTTTAGCTGTTGCTGGTTCTGCAGTGGGTCTTGGAAATGCGTGGAAATTCCCAACTTTAGTAGGAGAAAATGGTGGTTCAGCCTTTGTATTGCTCTATTTGATTTTAACTTTAGGAGTAGCTTTTGTGATATTTTTAGCCGAGTTAAGTTTAGGAAAACTTAGTGAAAAAGATCCTGTCAATGCTTATAAAACTCTTGCACCAACTCATAAAAAAGCTTGGTCTTTTGCAGGTTTTACTATGATAGGAGGAATTTTAATTGTTTCTTTTTATAGTATGGTGATAGGCTGGATTTTAAAATATGTTTATTTGAGTGTAAGCGGGAATTTACCTTTGGATTTTCAAGCGAGTAAAGAACTTTTTGATCATCTTCTCACGCAGGATTATTCAAGTCAAATCATTTGCTTTACTTTGATATTTTTATTTGTTTTTTATGTTGTTTCTAAAGGCGTTAAAGAGGGTATAGAAAAATTAAATGTTTGGATAATGCCCACTCTTTTTATCTTGCTTTTGATTATGCTTTTTTATTCTGCAAGTAAAGATGGTTTTTCTTTAGCTGTACAATTTTTGTTAAAGCCTGATTTTTCGAAAATTGGCGTAGAGTCTATTCTTGAAGCTTTGGGTTTGGCTTTTTTTAGTTTATCTTTAGGCGTTGGAACGATTATTACCTATTCTGCGAGTTTGCCGGATAAAACAAATTTTATTTCAAGCAGTTTGAGTATAGTTTTTATCAATATTTTTATTGGCATTTTAATGGGACTTGTAGTTTTTACTTTTATTTTTGAATTTGGAGCTGATCCTTCACAGCAAGGACCGGGCTTGATATTTATTTCTTTAACGACTTTATTTGCTAAATTTGGGGTAGTGGGTTGTATTTTTGCAACAATATTTTTTATCTCTCTCATTTTTGCTGGAGTAACTTCTGCAATTTCAATGATAGAACCTTTTACTTTTTACTTAATCAACACTTTTAAAATGTCGCGTTTAAAAGCTTTAGTTTTAACTCGGTATCATTGTGTATATACTTGGAGTGAGTTGTATTTTATCATTTATGAGTAGCACAAGTGAGACTTTTAGTTTGTTTGGAAAAAGTGTTTTTGATATATTGGATTTTCTTTCAAGTAAGTTGATTATGCCTATTGGAGGGATTTTAACAGCAATTTTTACGGGTTTTATTATAGATAAGCAAAAATTACAAAAATTATTTGAGCCCTATGTAAAAAAAGTTTATTTCGAGCTTTGGTATATCTTTTTAAGATTTGTTTCACCTTTGGCAGTTGTGATTATTATGATAGTATCTAAGTAAAAAATTTAATATGAAAAGAAAGAGAAATTTTAAGGGTTAAGATATAAAATTTTTGATATTATACCAGAGGAAAAAAGTATTTTAAGGATATTTAAAAATAGAGTCAGTTTTATTAATTAAATATTTAAAAAAAATGCTTTTTATTAGAAATTTCATTGTATAATAGTAATAAAAAATATTATTTTAAGGAATTTTATGGCTAAAAAATTTATAGATATAATGGATACGAGTTTTAGAGATGGTTTCCAGTCTGTTTTTGGAGCGAGGGTTTTAATGGAAGATTTTTTTCCTGCACTCCAAGCAGCTAAAGAAGCAGGGATAACACATTTTGAATTTGGCGGGGGTGCAAGATTCCAAAGTCTATATTTTTATCTCAATGAAGATGCTTTTACAATGATGGATAAATTTAGAGCTATTGTTGGAAAAGAAGCAAATTTACAAACTCTAGCAAGAGGAGTGAATACTGTTACACTTGATACAGGAAGCAGGGAGCTTGTGGATTTACATGCTAAGCTTTTTGCTAAACATGGCACGACAACTATACGAAATTTTGATGCACTCAATGATGTCAATAATCTCAAATTTAGTGGAGAATGTATTACAAAATATGGCTTAAAACACGAAGTTGTAGTAACTTTAATGGACCTACCACCTCATTGTGAAGGTGCTCACGATGTGCCTTTTTATGAGAGAATTTTAAATGATATACTTGAAGCTGAAATTCCTTTTTCTAGCGTTTGTTTTAAAGATGCAAGCGGGACTTCAAATCCAAATAAAATTTATGAAACCATAAAAATGGCAAGAAAGAAATTACCAAGTGATACGCATATTAGACTCCATACACATGAAACAGCAGGTGTGAGCGTGGCTTGTTATTTAGCTGCTTTAGAAGCTGGAGTTGATGGGATTGATTTAGCTGCTGCACCTGTGAGCGGAGGAACTTCTCAACCCGATATTTTGACAATGATGCATGCTGTAAAAGGAAAAAATTACGATTTAGGCGGTTTAGAAGAAGAAAAAATTCTAAAATATGAGGAAGTTTTTATGGATTGCTTGAAGGATTATTTTATACCGCCTGAAGCCACTATGGTTAATTCTTTGATTCCTTTCTCTCCAATGCCCGGTGGAGCTTTAACAGCGAATACTCAAATGATGAGAGATAATAACATTTTGGATAAATTTCCTCAAGTGATTAAAGCAATGCGTGAAGTCGTAGAAAAAGGTGGATTTGGAACCTCTGTAACTCCTGTATCGCAATTTTATTTTCAACAAGCTTTTAACAATGTTATGTTTGGAGAATGGAAAAAAATTGCTGATGGTTATGGAAAAATGGTTTTGGGTTATTTTGGAAGAACCCCTGTTAAGCCAGATTCTAAGATTATCGAGCTTGCTGCAGAGCAATTAAATTTAAAACCTACGACTGAACTTGCAATTGATCTTGCCGATAAAGATGAGACTAAAAGCCTTGCTTATACTCAAAAACTTCTTGAAAAAGAAGGTATAAAAATTAATGAGGAGAATATTTTTATCGCTGCAGCTTGTAAAGAAAAGGGTATTGCTTATCTTAAAGGGGAAACTAAGATTAATGTGAGAAAAATCAGCACAATGCCAAAAGCTATAAGTGCCGATGAAAATCGTTTCACCGTTGCGGTCAATGGTAATAAATATCATGTTGAAGTGCATAGCGGTTTTGATAAAGATGTCAATATCAAAAATGTTAAAAAAATAAACGAAAATCCTGCAAAAGTTAATGAAAATGAAACAGCTATTTTGGCAGGAATTTCTGGTAATGTTTTTAAAATTCATATAAACGAAGGAGATGAAGTTAAGGCTGGTCAAATTGTGATGATTTTAGAGGCTATGAAGATGGAAATTGAAGTTAATGCTTCAAAAGATGGTATAATTGAAGAAATTTGTGTCAAAACAGGAGATAGCGTTAGCGAAGATCAAGTTGTTGCGATTTATAAAAAATGATTAAGGAAAAAAAATGAAAAATTTTGAAGATTTAGGCTTAGAAAATGTAAAACAAATTTTTCATAATCTAAGTTACGATGAGCTCTTTGAGCATGAAAACAAAAATAAAGAAGGTCTTTGCACTGCAAACGGAACTTTTAGTGTGGATACGGGAATTTTCACAGGAAGAAGTCCTAAAGATAAGTATTTTGTGAAGCAAGATCCTTCACAAAAATACATTGCTTGGGGCAAGATTAATCATCCTATCACTAAAGAGCTTTTTGATAAGCTTTTAAAGAAAGCAAAAAAAGAATTAAGCGGTAAGAATATTTATATTCAAGATGCGTATTGTGGAGCATCTTTAAAGAGTAAAAAAGCTGTTCGTTTTGTTGCAGAGATTGCTTGGCAAGCCCATTTTGTAAAAAATATGTTTATACGTCCAAGCAAAGAAGAGCTTGAAAATTTCAAACCAGATTTTGTGGTTTATAATGCTTGTAAATGTGTTAATGATGAATATGAAAGTGACCATTTAAATTCTGAAGTTTTTGTCATTTTTAATATAGAGGAAAATGTTGCAGTGATTGGTGGAACTTGGTATGGAGGAGAGATGAAAAAAGGAATTTTTTCTATGATGAATTATTGGTTACCACTTGAAAATAAGCTTTCAATGCATTGTAGTGCAAATGTTGGAGAAAAAGGCGATGTGGCTTTATTTTTTGGGTTAAGTGGTACGGGAAAAACTACACTTTCAACAGACCCAAAGAGGAAACTTATCGGCGATGATGAGCATGGTTGGGATGATGATGGGGTGTTTAATTTTGAAGGTGGTTGTTATGCAAAAACTATCAATTTAGACCCGAAAAATGAGCCTGAAATTTATTCAGCGATTAAAAGAAACGCTCTTTTGGAAAATGTTGTTTTAAAAGAAAATGCAGAGGTTGATTATTTTGATGGGTCAAAGACTGAAAACACAAGGGTTTCCTATCCTATAGAACACATTGAAAATCATGAACCAAGCCTAAAAGCCGGACATCCTAAAAATATCATTTTTTTAAGTGCAGATGCTTTTGGAATTTTACCTCCTGTGAGTAAGCTTAGTAAAGAACAAGCAATGTATTATTTTTTAAGTGGTTACACAGCTAAGGTTGCAGGAACTGAAAGAGGTATTACAGAGCCTCAAGCAACTTTTTCAGCTTGTTTTGGTGAGCCTTTTATGCCACTTCATCCGACGATTTATGCGAGATTGTTAGGTGAAAGGATTGATAAATATAATGTTAATGTTTATTTGGTCAATACCGGTTGGAGCGGTGGAAGCTATGGAGTGGGTAAGAGAATGAGCATTAAAGCAACGAGGGCTTGTATCAATGCGATTTTAGATGGTAGCATACAAAAATGCGAATTTGAAAATTTTGCTGTGTTTGATTTGGCTGTTCCTAAGACTTTAGAAGGAGTTGATAGTAAGCTTTTAAATCCTATCAATACTTGGGAAAATCAAGAAGAATATAAGCATACAAGGGATAAATTGGCACAAATGTTTATTCAAAATTTCAAACGTTATGAAGATGTAAAAGAGGGCGTTGAATACAGTCAATTTGGTCCTAAATTTTGATAATTTTTGATTTTGAAAGAATATGATGAAAAATTCTATGTGGTCTGGACGCTTTAGTGGTGCAAGTGATGAGCTTTTAAAACAATTTAATGCGAGTTTAGATATAGATAAAACTCTTTATAAGCAAGATATTGAAGGCTCTATTGCTCACGCAACGATGCTTGAAAATTGTAAGATACTTCAGAAAAATGAGCTTGATGCTATTATTAAAGGGCTTAGGGAGATTGAAAAAGAGATAGAATCAAAGCGTTTTGTTTTTGATATTAAAGATGAAGACATTCATATGGCGATTGAAAAACGTTTGAGTGAGCTTATAGGTTTTGAAATCGGTGGAAAACTCCATACAGCAAGGAGTAGAAATGACCAAGTTGCAACAGATTTTAAGCTTTTTGTCAGACAAAGCAATCAAGAACTTCAATTTCTACTCAAAGAACTCATTAAAACCTTGCTCATTCATGCTAAAGAACATAAAACAACCCTTATGCCTTCATTTACGCATTTACAACATGCTCAAATTGTAAGCTTTTCTTTTTATATTTTGGCTTACGCTTTTATGTTTTTAAGGGATATTAAACGTTTGAAATCAAGTTTTGATTTAGCTGATTTTTCTCCGCTTGGAAGTTGTGCTTGTGCCGGGACGAGTTATGCGACAAATTCTTTAATGAGTGCAAAGATATTAAATTTTAAAGATATAATGCCAAATGCAATGGATGCGGTAAGCGATAGGGATTTTGCTCTTGATTTGCTTTATGATATTGCTGTAATTTTTACGCACACTTCAAGGCTTTGCGAGGAACTTATTCTTTTTTCGAGTTCCGAATTTTCTTTTATCACTCTTAGTGATAGTTTTTCGACAGGAAGTTCTATTATGCCACAAAAGAAAAATCCCGATGTTTGTGAGCTTATACGCGGAAAAACCGGACGCATTTATGGAAATCTTATTTCTCTTTTAACCACGATGAAAGCCTTACCTTTAGCATACAACAAAGATATGCAAGAGGATAAAGAGGGAGTTTTTGATAGCATTAAAACAGCAAAAGATAGCCTTATTATCTTAAACGCAATGCTTAAGGAGCTTACCATCCACAAAGAAAATATGCTTAAAGCTTGTAAAAAAGGGCATTTGCTTGCGACTGATTTGGCTGATTTTTTAGTCAGAGAGAAAAATATCCCTTTTAGAAA
Encoded here:
- a CDS encoding biotin/lipoyl-containing protein, coding for MAKKFIDIMDTSFRDGFQSVFGARVLMEDFFPALQAAKEAGITHFEFGGGARFQSLYFYLNEDAFTMMDKFRAIVGKEANLQTLARGVNTVTLDTGSRELVDLHAKLFAKHGTTTIRNFDALNDVNNLKFSGECITKYGLKHEVVVTLMDLPPHCEGAHDVPFYERILNDILEAEIPFSSVCFKDASGTSNPNKIYETIKMARKKLPSDTHIRLHTHETAGVSVACYLAALEAGVDGIDLAAAPVSGGTSQPDILTMMHAVKGKNYDLGGLEEEKILKYEEVFMDCLKDYFIPPEATMVNSLIPFSPMPGGALTANTQMMRDNNILDKFPQVIKAMREVVEKGGFGTSVTPVSQFYFQQAFNNVMFGEWKKIADGYGKMVLGYFGRTPVKPDSKIIELAAEQLNLKPTTELAIDLADKDETKSLAYTQKLLEKEGIKINEENIFIAAACKEKGIAYLKGETKINVRKISTMPKAISADENRFTVAVNGNKYHVEVHSGFDKDVNIKNVKKINENPAKVNENETAILAGISGNVFKIHINEGDEVKAGQIVMILEAMKMEIEVNASKDGIIEEICVKTGDSVSEDQVVAIYKK
- a CDS encoding pyridoxal phosphate-dependent aminotransferase; this translates as MLSKRSQVLEESITLAITALANELKAKGENIISFSAGEPDFDTPQIIKNAAIKAIEKGCGKYTAVAGINEVLKAVQNKLKKDNGLDYELKEIITNVGAKHSLFECIECLVEKGDEVIIPSPYWVSYPEMVKFAEGVPVFIEGLEENGFKITAKQLEKAITAQTKLLILNSPSNPVGSIYSKEELQALAKVLEGTKIMVLSDEMYEKLRYDNVAFDAFASISEDALQRSVTINGLSKCGAMPGWRFGYMASKNQDLISAVKRLQGQSTSNICTITQHAAIPALNGECEQDIENMRKAFQTRRDIGLEILSKIPNISVYKPQGAFYFFVNISRIEKDSMKFCQKLLEKEKVAVVPGVGFGMDGYFRLSYATSDELIKKGLERIAKFIDTYTA
- the argH gene encoding argininosuccinate lyase, with protein sequence MKNSMWSGRFSGASDELLKQFNASLDIDKTLYKQDIEGSIAHATMLENCKILQKNELDAIIKGLREIEKEIESKRFVFDIKDEDIHMAIEKRLSELIGFEIGGKLHTARSRNDQVATDFKLFVRQSNQELQFLLKELIKTLLIHAKEHKTTLMPSFTHLQHAQIVSFSFYILAYAFMFLRDIKRLKSSFDLADFSPLGSCACAGTSYATNSLMSAKILNFKDIMPNAMDAVSDRDFALDLLYDIAVIFTHTSRLCEELILFSSSEFSFITLSDSFSTGSSIMPQKKNPDVCELIRGKTGRIYGNLISLLTTMKALPLAYNKDMQEDKEGVFDSIKTAKDSLIILNAMLKELTIHKENMLKACKKGHLLATDLADFLVREKNIPFRKAHFIVGELVAEAEKQGVDISELKDLSKINPIFDEKASHILDFEFSLNSKKSQGSSSVQSVEKQIEILEDFLKS
- the pckA gene encoding phosphoenolpyruvate carboxykinase (ATP), which translates into the protein MKNFEDLGLENVKQIFHNLSYDELFEHENKNKEGLCTANGTFSVDTGIFTGRSPKDKYFVKQDPSQKYIAWGKINHPITKELFDKLLKKAKKELSGKNIYIQDAYCGASLKSKKAVRFVAEIAWQAHFVKNMFIRPSKEELENFKPDFVVYNACKCVNDEYESDHLNSEVFVIFNIEENVAVIGGTWYGGEMKKGIFSMMNYWLPLENKLSMHCSANVGEKGDVALFFGLSGTGKTTLSTDPKRKLIGDDEHGWDDDGVFNFEGGCYAKTINLDPKNEPEIYSAIKRNALLENVVLKENAEVDYFDGSKTENTRVSYPIEHIENHEPSLKAGHPKNIIFLSADAFGILPPVSKLSKEQAMYYFLSGYTAKVAGTERGITEPQATFSACFGEPFMPLHPTIYARLLGERIDKYNVNVYLVNTGWSGGSYGVGKRMSIKATRACINAILDGSIQKCEFENFAVFDLAVPKTLEGVDSKLLNPINTWENQEEYKHTRDKLAQMFIQNFKRYEDVKEGVEYSQFGPKF
- a CDS encoding F0F1 ATP synthase subunit C → MKKITFLLLAFVAVAFAAEQDVINGWIKAFSVLAAGIGLGVAALGGAIGMGNTAAATIAGTARNPGLGAKLMTTMFIALAMIEAQVIYALVIALIALYANPYL